From the genome of Vicia villosa cultivar HV-30 ecotype Madison, WI linkage group LG2, Vvil1.0, whole genome shotgun sequence, one region includes:
- the LOC131647167 gene encoding upstream activation factor subunit UAF30-like — MAVSMATGLFSASTLTLRPQLHQKFALPTPPSSLRMAPLRTVTHATVSQPPADGKIRRGIMKPKKISPEMQDLIGLPEVSRTQALKHIWAYIKENNLQNPENKKLIRCDEKLKKVFAGRDEVGMLEIAGLISPHFLK; from the exons ATGGCGGTTTCAATGGCTACCGGACTATTCTCTGCATCCACTCTAACCCTCCGCCCACAACTTCATCAGAAATTTGCGCTTCCCACACCTCCGTCTTCTCTACGGATGGCTCCGCTCCGAACAGTCACTCATGCCACCGTCTCTCAACCACCCGCCGACGGAAAAATTCGTCGTGGTATAATGAAACCAAAAAAAATCTCCCCCGAGATGCAAGACCTTATCGGACTTCCAGAGGTTTCTCGAACCCAAGCACTCAAGCACATTTGGGCCTACATCAAGGAAAACAATCTCCAG AACCCTGAAAACAAGAAGCTTATTCGGTGTGATGAGAAGCTGAAGAAGGTATTTGCAGGGCGTGATGAAGTTGGTATGCTTGAGATTGCTGGTTTGATTAGTCCTCATTTTCTTAAATGA